One Acidiferrobacter thiooxydans DNA window includes the following coding sequences:
- a CDS encoding alpha/beta hydrolase, translating into MLETAFSLNTRPDILIRGRMADAGYGPVGLFLHGFRSHCAGEKATALTRHAQARGYSWARFDLAAHGASTGVFVEQTLSGWLEDALAVAALYAPRPLILVGSSLGAWLAVLMARSRRIPVAGLVLLAPAFNFLQRYYAGLSQDLRRQWRSEGQLTLPDPYGPPGTVYRLGYRLIEDAAVHDVLSVPVTLPCPLTMIHGDCDEVVPLAVSEDFLRHVHAPDKRLTVVADGDHRLTAAIPRILAEVDALWPAADVRAGVLA; encoded by the coding sequence GTGCTCGAGACCGCGTTCTCCCTCAATACCCGTCCGGATATCCTGATCCGGGGACGAATGGCTGACGCAGGTTATGGCCCTGTTGGACTGTTCCTGCACGGCTTTCGTTCCCACTGCGCCGGTGAAAAGGCCACGGCGCTCACCCGCCACGCGCAGGCGCGCGGCTATTCGTGGGCGCGCTTTGATCTGGCCGCGCACGGCGCGTCGACCGGGGTGTTTGTGGAGCAGACCCTCTCGGGGTGGCTCGAGGACGCGCTCGCGGTGGCCGCGCTCTATGCACCGCGGCCGCTGATCCTTGTCGGATCCAGCCTGGGCGCCTGGCTCGCGGTGCTCATGGCGCGCTCGCGGCGCATCCCGGTGGCTGGCCTCGTGTTGCTCGCCCCGGCCTTCAATTTCCTGCAGCGCTACTACGCCGGCCTCTCGCAAGACCTGCGCCGGCAATGGCGCAGCGAGGGCCAGTTGACGCTCCCGGACCCCTATGGTCCACCCGGAACGGTCTATCGGCTCGGCTACCGTCTGATCGAGGACGCCGCCGTCCATGACGTCTTGTCGGTGCCGGTCACCCTCCCCTGCCCGTTGACCATGATCCATGGGGATTGCGATGAGGTCGTGCCGCTGGCCGTGAGCGAGGATTTTCTGCGCCATGTGCACGCCCCGGACAAGCGCCTTACGGTCGTGGCCGACGGCGATCATCGCCTCACGGCGGCCATCCCCAGGATCCTGGCTGAGGTCGATGCCCTGTGGCCGGCCGCCGATGTCCGCGCCGGGGTGCTGGCATGA
- a CDS encoding FxsA family protein: MIARLLRFIVFLPLVEVVVIVLVWQAIGPWWTLGLLVAGPVAGLALLRLSPVRTFGHVRAALSHGRLPHEAVWEGAALGLAGLLLIFPGFFSDLLALALLVGPARRALRRPPGASPPMAGGGPREPLEGRFRSYRD, translated from the coding sequence ATGATCGCGCGGCTGCTGCGTTTTATCGTGTTTTTGCCGCTCGTCGAGGTGGTCGTGATCGTGCTCGTGTGGCAGGCGATCGGGCCATGGTGGACCCTGGGGCTTTTGGTGGCCGGCCCGGTTGCGGGGCTTGCGTTGCTGCGGCTTTCGCCGGTACGTACCTTTGGCCATGTGCGCGCCGCCCTGTCTCACGGCCGGCTCCCGCACGAGGCGGTCTGGGAAGGGGCGGCCCTGGGCCTGGCCGGTCTGCTTTTGATCTTCCCGGGGTTCTTCTCGGATCTCCTGGCGCTTGCCTTGTTGGTGGGGCCCGCGCGGCGCGCCCTGCGGCGCCCGCCGGGGGCGTCGCCGCCGATGGCCGGTGGCGGTCCCCGGGAGCCGCTCGAGGGCCGGTTTCGCTCGTACCGCGATTAG
- the dsbD gene encoding protein-disulfide reductase DsbD has product MKTLLALSLAITAVLTTIPGARAATHGGPLAAFKAFFSHRQKPFLKRSQAYRLTLSAPGTNELLAHFRIARGYYLYRNKIRFTLASPRYGVTLGPVAMPPASVEKNRVLGTLLIYKKSFTLPLPLTGAHPNQRLIVRAHYQGCAIAGICYPPVTHTLVVRLPGQTAALNAAHEAPAARAPMAPRTPGPAAGTWFWAIVSAFGIGLLLTFTPCVLPMIPILSGMLVGRGQERLTKRQGAGLSVAYVLGTATTYAGAGALAGATGQQLQAYFENAWGIGLLSLLFVLMALSLFDLYTLQMPGFIQSRIAARSAGVNRRSLAGAYMLGLVSALVVGACVSPLLVSALAVAISSHSAGLGAAIMFSMALGMGVVLVALGIGAGYLLPKAGPWMDTVKYAFGVLLLGVAIYLLGLLPAVPVLLLWGILLIIVGVYLGGGRLEPGASGFRKLRAGLGVVLLVWGVLALVGGLQGNRDPLHPLTFRSAGVTRAGTHALTFRKVTSLAALDQALARAARLNEPALVDFSASWCVDCTRLRRETFPDPRVQRALRGFMLIEADVTENTPATRAMKRRFGVLGPPAILFFSAQGRPLRQKDFYGYKGPRALARLAHEVKSI; this is encoded by the coding sequence TTGAAGACACTACTCGCCCTTAGCCTCGCGATCACGGCGGTACTGACCACGATCCCCGGCGCGCGCGCCGCCACCCACGGCGGGCCGCTCGCGGCCTTCAAGGCCTTCTTCAGTCATCGCCAGAAGCCGTTCCTGAAACGCAGCCAGGCCTATCGCCTGACGCTGAGCGCACCCGGCACCAACGAACTGTTGGCCCACTTTCGCATCGCCCGTGGCTATTATCTCTATCGCAACAAGATCCGCTTCACGCTGGCATCGCCCCGCTATGGCGTGACCCTGGGGCCGGTGGCCATGCCGCCTGCGAGCGTCGAGAAGAACCGGGTCCTGGGCACGCTGCTCATATACAAGAAGTCCTTTACGTTGCCCCTGCCCTTGACCGGCGCGCACCCCAACCAACGCCTGATCGTTCGCGCCCACTATCAAGGTTGCGCCATCGCCGGCATCTGTTATCCCCCGGTCACGCACACCCTGGTGGTGCGGCTGCCGGGCCAGACCGCGGCCTTGAACGCGGCCCATGAGGCCCCGGCGGCGCGCGCGCCCATGGCGCCACGCACCCCGGGCCCCGCTGCCGGGACTTGGTTCTGGGCGATCGTGAGCGCCTTTGGGATCGGATTGCTTTTGACCTTCACCCCATGCGTCCTGCCCATGATCCCGATCCTGTCTGGCATGCTCGTCGGCCGCGGACAAGAACGTCTCACCAAGCGCCAAGGTGCCGGGCTTTCGGTCGCCTATGTGCTCGGGACCGCCACCACCTACGCCGGTGCCGGGGCGCTGGCGGGGGCCACCGGCCAACAACTACAGGCCTACTTCGAGAACGCCTGGGGCATCGGGCTCCTCAGTTTGCTGTTCGTGCTCATGGCGCTTTCGTTGTTCGATCTCTACACGCTGCAGATGCCAGGCTTCATCCAGAGCCGGATCGCCGCGCGCAGCGCCGGCGTCAACCGCCGCTCGCTGGCCGGCGCCTACATGCTCGGCCTTGTGTCCGCCCTGGTCGTGGGGGCGTGCGTTTCCCCCCTCCTGGTGTCAGCGCTGGCTGTGGCGATCTCGAGTCACAGTGCCGGGCTTGGGGCGGCGATCATGTTTAGCATGGCGCTCGGCATGGGTGTGGTGCTGGTGGCCCTGGGTATCGGCGCCGGCTACCTCCTGCCCAAGGCCGGCCCCTGGATGGATACCGTCAAATACGCCTTCGGCGTGCTGCTTTTGGGGGTTGCCATCTACCTGCTCGGGCTCTTGCCGGCGGTGCCCGTGCTGCTGCTATGGGGCATCCTGCTGATCATAGTCGGCGTCTATCTCGGTGGCGGCCGGCTCGAGCCGGGGGCCAGCGGGTTTCGCAAGCTGCGCGCGGGGCTCGGGGTGGTGTTGCTCGTCTGGGGGGTCCTGGCGCTCGTCGGGGGCCTGCAAGGCAATCGCGACCCCCTGCACCCGTTGACCTTCCGCAGCGCCGGCGTGACCCGCGCCGGGACCCACGCCCTGACATTCCGCAAGGTCACGTCGCTTGCGGCGCTCGATCAGGCGCTCGCGCGCGCCGCCCGCTTAAACGAGCCGGCGCTCGTGGATTTTTCGGCAAGCTGGTGCGTGGATTGTACGCGCCTGCGGCGCGAGACCTTCCCCGATCCGCGCGTCCAAAGGGCGCTGCGCGGCTTTATGCTGATTGAGGCGGATGTGACCGAGAACACACCGGCGACGCGTGCCATGAAGCGGCGGTTCGGGGTTCTCGGGCCACCCGCGATCCTGTTCTTCTCGGCGCAGGGACGACCCTTGCGCCAAAAAGACTTTTACG
- the groES gene encoding co-chaperone GroES yields the protein MNIRPLHDRVIVRRLEEERKSAGGIVIPDTAKEKPIQGEIVAVGKGKILESGEVRPLDVKVGDKVLFGKYAGTEVKVGTEELLVMREEDVVAIIDGK from the coding sequence ATGAATATTCGCCCCCTGCACGACCGCGTGATCGTGCGCCGCCTGGAAGAAGAGCGGAAGTCCGCCGGTGGCATCGTGATTCCCGACACGGCCAAGGAAAAGCCGATCCAGGGCGAGATCGTGGCCGTGGGCAAAGGCAAGATCCTAGAGAGCGGCGAGGTGCGCCCGCTCGACGTCAAGGTCGGCGACAAGGTGCTCTTCGGAAAATACGCCGGGACCGAGGTCAAGGTCGGCACCGAGGAGCTGCTCGTCATGCGCGAAGAAGATGTAGTCGCGATCATCGACGGCAAATAA
- the groL gene encoding chaperonin GroEL (60 kDa chaperone family; promotes refolding of misfolded polypeptides especially under stressful conditions; forms two stacked rings of heptamers to form a barrel-shaped 14mer; ends can be capped by GroES; misfolded proteins enter the barrel where they are refolded when GroES binds) — protein sequence MAAKEVVFGDSARIRMLRGVNILADAVKVTLGPKGRNVVLDKSFGAPTITKDGVSVAKEVELKDKYENMGAQMVKEVASQTSDIAGDGTTTATVLAQAILREGLKSVAAGMNPMDLKRGIDKAVAAAVDALKKISRPCSDHKEIAQVGTISANSDESIGNIIAEAMDKVGKEGVISVEEGSGLENALEIVEGMQFDRGYLSPYFVNKQDTMTADIENPYILIYDKKISNIRELLPILEGVAKAGRPLLIISEDVEGEALATLVVNNIRGILKVCAVKAPGFGDRRKAMLQDIAILTGGQLISEEIGMTLEAATIDVLGSAKRVQVSKENTTIIDGAGNSKDIEARVKQIRAQIEEATSDYDKEKMQERVAKLAGGVALIKVGAATEVEMKEKKARVEDALHATRAAVEEGVVPGGGVALIRALQNMKVKGDNHDQDVGIQIARRAMEEPLRMIVMNAGLEGSVVMNKVAEGKGSFGFNAATGEYGDMLTMGILDPTKVTRTALQNAASVSGLMITTEAMVAELPQEEKASAGAGAGGMGGMGGMGGMDGMM from the coding sequence ATGGCAGCTAAAGAAGTCGTATTCGGTGACAGCGCGCGCATCCGGATGTTGCGCGGCGTCAACATCCTCGCCGACGCAGTGAAAGTCACCCTGGGCCCCAAGGGGCGCAACGTCGTCCTCGACAAATCGTTCGGCGCGCCCACCATCACCAAGGATGGCGTCTCGGTCGCGAAGGAGGTCGAGCTCAAGGACAAGTACGAGAACATGGGCGCGCAGATGGTGAAGGAGGTGGCTTCGCAGACCTCCGACATCGCCGGCGACGGCACGACCACGGCGACCGTTCTGGCGCAGGCCATCCTCCGCGAAGGCCTGAAGTCGGTGGCGGCGGGCATGAACCCCATGGACTTGAAGCGCGGTATCGACAAGGCGGTGGCGGCGGCGGTTGACGCCCTGAAGAAGATCTCGCGCCCGTGCTCGGATCATAAGGAGATCGCCCAGGTGGGCACGATCTCGGCCAACTCCGATGAATCGATCGGTAACATCATCGCCGAGGCGATGGACAAGGTCGGCAAGGAGGGCGTGATATCGGTCGAAGAGGGTTCGGGCCTTGAGAACGCGCTCGAGATCGTCGAAGGCATGCAGTTCGATCGCGGTTATCTGTCGCCCTACTTCGTGAACAAGCAGGACACGATGACGGCCGATATCGAGAACCCCTACATCCTGATTTACGACAAGAAGATCTCCAATATTCGTGAGCTTCTGCCGATCCTGGAAGGTGTGGCCAAGGCCGGCCGTCCGCTGCTCATCATCTCCGAGGATGTCGAGGGCGAGGCGCTCGCCACGTTGGTGGTGAACAATATCCGCGGCATCTTGAAGGTCTGCGCCGTCAAGGCCCCGGGCTTTGGCGATCGTCGCAAGGCCATGCTCCAGGATATCGCCATCCTGACCGGTGGCCAGCTGATCTCCGAAGAGATCGGCATGACCCTCGAGGCGGCCACCATCGACGTCCTTGGGTCGGCCAAGCGCGTGCAGGTCAGCAAGGAGAACACCACCATCATCGACGGGGCCGGCAATTCCAAGGATATCGAGGCGCGCGTGAAGCAGATTCGGGCCCAGATCGAGGAAGCGACGTCCGACTATGACAAGGAGAAGATGCAGGAGCGGGTCGCCAAGCTCGCCGGCGGCGTGGCCTTGATCAAGGTCGGGGCGGCCACCGAGGTGGAGATGAAGGAGAAGAAGGCGCGCGTGGAAGATGCCCTGCATGCGACCCGCGCGGCGGTCGAGGAAGGCGTGGTGCCGGGCGGCGGCGTGGCCCTGATCCGGGCGCTGCAGAACATGAAGGTCAAGGGCGACAACCACGACCAGGACGTCGGTATCCAGATCGCCCGCCGTGCCATGGAAGAGCCGTTGCGCATGATCGTCATGAACGCCGGTCTCGAGGGCTCGGTGGTCATGAACAAGGTGGCCGAGGGCAAGGGGAGCTTTGGCTTCAATGCCGCGACCGGCGAGTACGGCGACATGTTGACCATGGGTATCCTTGATCCCACCAAGGTCACGCGTACGGCCTTGCAGAATGCGGCCTCCGTATCCGGGCTCATGATCACCACCGAGGCCATGGTCGCCGAGCTCCCGCAGGAGGAGAAGGCATCGGCCGGCGCGGGTGCCGGTGGCATGGGCGGTATGGGTGGCATGGGTGGCATGGACGGCATGATGTAA
- the cutA gene encoding divalent-cation tolerance protein CutA — protein sequence MPQEALIVFSTCPRADAPGIANALVNGRLAACVNLVDAVQSVYRWRGQVETATETLLIIKTTTDHYDEMERRLRALHPYEVPEIVAVPIAGGYPPYLQWLEDTTRP from the coding sequence GTGCCCCAAGAGGCCCTGATCGTTTTCAGCACCTGCCCGCGAGCCGATGCGCCCGGGATCGCGAACGCGCTTGTGAATGGAAGGCTGGCGGCCTGCGTCAACCTCGTGGATGCCGTGCAATCGGTGTACCGCTGGCGCGGGCAGGTGGAGACCGCCACGGAAACGCTTTTGATCATTAAAACGACCACGGATCACTATGACGAAATGGAACGGCGCCTGCGGGCCTTGCACCCCTACGAAGTCCCGGAGATTGTGGCGGTCCCGATCGCCGGCGGCTATCCGCCCTACCTGCAATGGCTTGAAGACACTACTCGCCCTTAG